A single region of the Chryseobacterium culicis genome encodes:
- a CDS encoding DHA2 family efflux MFS transporter permease subunit, translating to MQDSLVEYGARRVIITITAILCALLEIVDSTIVNVALNEMKGNLGSTLSEVGWVITAYAIGNVIIVPMTSWLSQQFGRRNYFAASIIIFTIFSFLCGNATNIWELVFFRLMQGIGGGALLVTSQTIITESYPIEKRSMAQAIYGLGVIIGPTLGPPLGGYIVDNFSWPYIFYINIPIGIAATLMTLQFVRSPKYAEKRKVSDVDWIGIGLLAVTVGSLQFILERGHEEDWFESGMIVAFTVAAILGFILFLWRELTFKYPIVELRVLKNSNLRIGTMMSFVLGFGLYGSTFIVPLYTQSILGWTALQSGALMIPAALTTAFMMPIIGRLLAKGAKQQILVSLGLFIFFVYSFWGYKILTPDTSKDAFFWMLIVRGAGLGLLFIPITSLSLSTLKGQEIGQGAAFTGMMRQLGGSFGIAAITTFIANAGQKYRNNLISHLDENSFDVQQRLAALKANFIAKGMTPDAAMNAAYKMLDLSVTKQATVLSYMDVFLYLGIVFLICIPFILLVKERKSKEKIDLSEAMH from the coding sequence ATGCAAGATTCATTAGTAGAATATGGAGCGCGTAGAGTAATCATTACGATTACGGCTATCCTTTGTGCCCTTCTTGAAATTGTAGACTCCACGATTGTCAATGTTGCCTTGAATGAAATGAAGGGGAATCTTGGATCTACACTTTCTGAAGTGGGATGGGTAATTACGGCTTATGCCATTGGTAACGTAATTATAGTACCAATGACGAGCTGGCTTTCCCAGCAGTTTGGGCGTAGAAATTACTTTGCGGCATCCATCATTATATTTACCATATTTTCATTTTTATGTGGAAATGCGACCAATATCTGGGAACTTGTGTTTTTCAGATTGATGCAGGGAATCGGTGGGGGAGCCTTATTGGTAACTTCACAGACGATTATTACGGAATCTTATCCGATTGAAAAAAGAAGTATGGCTCAGGCTATTTATGGTCTGGGAGTAATTATCGGTCCTACCTTAGGTCCGCCTCTTGGAGGATATATCGTTGATAACTTCAGCTGGCCATATATTTTCTATATTAATATTCCGATTGGAATTGCAGCAACCTTGATGACGCTGCAGTTTGTAAGAAGTCCGAAATATGCAGAAAAACGTAAAGTCTCGGATGTTGACTGGATTGGGATTGGATTGCTGGCAGTAACAGTAGGTTCATTACAGTTCATTCTGGAAAGAGGACATGAAGAAGACTGGTTTGAAAGCGGAATGATTGTAGCCTTCACAGTAGCCGCAATTTTAGGATTTATATTATTCCTTTGGAGAGAACTTACCTTTAAATATCCAATCGTTGAGCTCAGGGTACTTAAAAACAGCAATTTAAGAATCGGAACCATGATGTCATTCGTGCTTGGATTCGGGCTGTATGGTTCTACATTCATCGTTCCACTGTATACCCAGAGTATTTTAGGGTGGACGGCACTTCAGTCAGGTGCACTGATGATTCCGGCAGCTTTAACGACGGCCTTTATGATGCCTATCATTGGTAGATTACTGGCAAAAGGAGCAAAACAGCAGATTCTGGTTTCTTTAGGATTATTCATCTTCTTTGTCTATAGCTTCTGGGGATACAAAATTCTGACACCGGATACCAGTAAAGATGCCTTCTTCTGGATGCTGATCGTGAGAGGAGCAGGTTTAGGATTATTGTTTATTCCGATTACCTCTTTGTCATTAAGTACACTGAAAGGGCAGGAAATTGGTCAGGGAGCCGCTTTTACAGGGATGATGAGACAGCTGGGAGGATCTTTCGGGATTGCAGCAATCACAACTTTTATTGCCAATGCTGGTCAGAAATACAGGAATAACCTGATTTCCCACCTTGACGAAAACAGCTTTGATGTTCAGCAAAGACTTGCCGCCCTTAAAGCAAATTTTATAGCGAAAGGAATGACTCCTGATGCAGCAATGAATGCCGCGTATAAAATGCTCGACTTATCCGTAACGAAACAAGCAACGGTATTATCCTATATGGATGTATTTCTTTACCTCGGAATCGTATTCCTGATATGTATTCCGTTTATCTTACTTGTAAAAGAAAGAAAGAGCAAAGAAAAAATAGATTTGAGTGAAGCCATGCACTAA
- a CDS encoding HlyD family secretion protein — MENNNTQAVEPKKKKSLVFPIILAAVVIGGGIYGYRAFTYGQYHEETDDAQIASNMSPVISKISGYVAQVKVKDNQFVKKGDTLVILDNRDQKMALEQAQAALSTARSNISNAEATTTATSKNIGSSEAAVVTANAQIEAAKVNVWKTSQDLKRYANLVKDHSITEQQYEQALAAKQSADRQLQVLVDQRNQIAQQTHIASSQTAASSQQISVAGSVAKQREVDVENAKLNLSYTVILAPEDGHVGKVSTQAGQYLQAGSQLFALVKNDQKWVVANFKETQVDKMVEGQKVKIEIDAFPDQEFEGVVSSFSPATGATFSILPPDNASGNFVKVVQRLPIKIDFVNLDKNIAKRLRTGMNVKAEVALK; from the coding sequence ATGGAAAATAATAATACACAGGCAGTTGAACCTAAAAAGAAAAAAAGTTTAGTTTTTCCTATCATTTTAGCTGCAGTAGTAATCGGAGGAGGAATCTACGGTTACAGAGCTTTTACTTACGGACAGTACCATGAAGAGACTGACGATGCTCAAATCGCTTCCAATATGTCACCGGTAATTTCTAAAATCTCAGGATATGTAGCTCAGGTAAAAGTAAAAGACAACCAGTTTGTAAAGAAGGGAGATACGTTGGTGATTTTGGATAACAGAGATCAGAAAATGGCTCTTGAACAGGCTCAGGCAGCATTATCTACGGCGAGAAGTAATATCTCCAATGCAGAAGCTACTACAACGGCTACTTCAAAAAATATCGGTTCTTCAGAAGCAGCAGTAGTCACTGCCAATGCTCAGATAGAAGCCGCAAAAGTAAATGTTTGGAAAACTTCTCAGGATTTGAAGAGATATGCTAATCTTGTAAAAGACCATTCTATTACAGAACAGCAATATGAGCAGGCTTTAGCAGCAAAGCAATCTGCAGACAGACAGTTACAGGTTTTAGTTGATCAGAGAAATCAAATTGCTCAGCAAACCCATATTGCTTCTTCTCAAACGGCTGCAAGTTCACAACAAATCAGTGTTGCCGGATCTGTTGCTAAACAAAGAGAAGTAGATGTGGAAAATGCAAAATTAAACTTATCATATACCGTAATTCTTGCACCTGAAGACGGCCATGTAGGAAAAGTATCTACACAGGCAGGTCAGTATCTGCAGGCAGGATCACAGTTGTTTGCTTTGGTTAAAAACGATCAGAAATGGGTTGTGGCCAACTTTAAGGAAACACAGGTAGATAAAATGGTAGAGGGACAGAAGGTGAAAATCGAGATTGATGCTTTCCCTGATCAGGAGTTTGAAGGAGTAGTAAGTTCATTCTCTCCGGCTACAGGAGCTACTTTCTCTATTCTTCCTCCGGATAATGCGAGTGGTAACTTCGTAAAAGTAGTTCAGAGACTTCCTATAAAAATCGATTTTGTAAATCTTGATAAGAACATTGCAAAAAGATTAAGAACAGGAATGAACGTGAAGGCAGAAGTTGCTTTGAAATAA
- a CDS encoding TolC family protein: MKRINNSVIALSLFVGIANVNAQEKKTLSLDEAVQLGIQNSKNLKIDAAKIEEATADLLEAKNRQLPELKVSGSYMYLPIKPNVDIKLPGVSGGAGGPEVHQVLYGSANLSVPIYSGGRIKYGIQSAKYLVEASKLSTENDKIAIAYNVAQAYNNLFKANQSIKVFEENLAASQKRDETFLKMENNGLIARNDRLKANLQTSNIELQLLEAKNNYNIANINMDLLLGLAETTELAVDENYIEEGSDVKPVDFYVTEARENRKDLQALAQQRKAAELGSKAAKAENLPSIAFTGGYVAADIPKFLTVYNAINVGIGVSYNLSNLWKENSSLRQSQAREKQLAATDELLNDNIKLDVNREYQNTDYSKKRITVFEKSAEQANENYRITKNKYDNGLATMTELLDADAAQIAANVGVINAKADAALAYRKLLQTTGTLTIK; the protein is encoded by the coding sequence ATGAAGAGAATAAATAACTCAGTGATTGCATTATCACTATTCGTAGGAATAGCAAATGTAAATGCTCAGGAGAAAAAAACACTTTCTCTTGACGAAGCCGTGCAGCTGGGAATCCAGAACAGCAAGAATCTCAAGATCGATGCAGCCAAGATCGAAGAGGCTACAGCTGATCTTTTGGAGGCTAAAAACAGACAGTTACCGGAATTGAAAGTGTCAGGTAGCTATATGTACCTTCCGATAAAACCGAATGTTGATATTAAACTTCCGGGAGTTTCCGGTGGAGCAGGTGGCCCAGAAGTACATCAGGTGCTTTACGGTTCCGCTAACCTTAGCGTTCCGATCTACAGCGGGGGAAGAATCAAATACGGTATTCAGTCAGCTAAATATTTGGTAGAAGCTTCTAAACTAAGCACTGAGAATGATAAAATTGCCATTGCTTATAATGTTGCCCAGGCTTATAACAACCTGTTTAAAGCCAACCAGTCCATCAAGGTCTTTGAAGAAAATCTTGCCGCTTCTCAAAAAAGAGATGAAACTTTCCTTAAAATGGAAAACAATGGTTTGATTGCAAGAAATGACAGATTAAAGGCAAATCTTCAGACTTCAAATATTGAACTTCAGTTACTGGAAGCTAAGAATAACTATAATATTGCCAACATCAATATGGATCTTTTATTAGGACTGGCAGAAACTACAGAACTGGCAGTAGATGAAAATTATATTGAGGAAGGATCAGACGTAAAACCTGTTGATTTTTATGTTACCGAAGCCAGAGAAAACCGTAAAGACTTACAGGCTTTGGCTCAACAGAGAAAAGCGGCAGAATTGGGATCAAAAGCAGCAAAAGCAGAAAATCTTCCTTCTATTGCCTTTACAGGAGGTTATGTAGCGGCTGATATTCCTAAGTTTCTTACTGTTTACAATGCGATCAACGTAGGGATTGGAGTTTCATATAACTTATCCAACCTGTGGAAAGAAAACTCTTCATTGAGACAATCGCAGGCAAGAGAAAAACAGCTTGCTGCTACCGATGAGTTATTGAATGATAACATTAAGCTTGATGTAAACAGAGAGTACCAGAACACAGATTATTCAAAGAAGAGAATTACTGTTTTTGAAAAATCTGCTGAGCAGGCTAATGAAAACTACAGAATTACTAAAAATAAATACGATAACGGTCTTGCAACCATGACAGAATTATTGGATGCAGATGCGGCGCAGATTGCTGCCAACGTTGGCGTAATCAATGCTAAGGCAGATGCTGCACTGGCATACAGAAAACTATTACAGACAACAGGAACTTTAACAATTAAATAA
- a CDS encoding TetR/AcrR family transcriptional regulator codes for MISKEENILFAAEKLFAEKGFEGTSTREIAKDANVNISMISYYFGSKEKLYEKLVEYRMNEGQFFSKDLLGRTDINEWQKIEKVIDQFSHKIRTQKCFYRIMQREQLHTKNPQIVEFLKQTKMGFLSMYSQILESGLKNGIFTKNPPIYLLHSTVSGTLFYAFNAKEMYKEFLNETEDEEAFDEKYYTELNKHIKYILKDLLGYEENK; via the coding sequence ATGATTTCAAAAGAAGAAAATATATTATTTGCAGCCGAGAAGCTTTTTGCAGAAAAGGGATTCGAAGGGACTTCCACCCGCGAAATTGCAAAGGATGCTAATGTAAACATCTCTATGATCTCGTATTATTTTGGCTCTAAGGAAAAACTTTATGAGAAATTAGTGGAATACAGAATGAATGAAGGTCAGTTTTTTTCAAAAGATCTTTTGGGAAGAACAGATATCAACGAGTGGCAGAAAATTGAAAAAGTCATTGATCAGTTTTCTCACAAGATCAGAACTCAAAAATGCTTCTACAGAATTATGCAGAGAGAGCAGCTGCATACAAAGAATCCTCAGATTGTAGAATTTTTGAAACAAACCAAAATGGGATTCCTTTCTATGTATTCCCAAATATTGGAAAGTGGTCTTAAAAATGGAATTTTCACCAAAAACCCACCTATTTATCTGCTTCATTCCACGGTAAGCGGAACCTTATTTTATGCATTCAATGCTAAAGAAATGTATAAAGAGTTCCTGAATGAAACAGAAGATGAAGAAGCTTTTGATGAAAAATACTACACAGAACTTAATAAACATATAAAATATATACTAAAAGACCTTTTAGGTTATGAAGAGAATAAATAA
- a CDS encoding ATP-binding protein, giving the protein MNWENIAGQTNLKKLLRESIAENRVSHAQLFVGKEGYGALPMVLAYAREIFMRENEHAAMKVEHLNHLDLHFSFPVFTDNKNSLSKNKFDEFREMILASPYASYDDWTAFLESENKQLFISADEIDDQNQKFSLKSYEGGTKILIVWRADKMNIAASNKFLKFLEEPPAKTVILLTAESTNDILPTILSRAQIVEIPRINDEDIENHLKKNFSVSEEKVREIVHEAQGDLNDAIKLLNSGDKSNEFEKLFVQWVRDAFMVKKKPEYLKSIIFWAREIAGWNREKQKNFLNYCSEIFRLALLQNYQSENLVYKKINANGFNWAGFSKFISGANIESILEEINTADLHLTRNGNPKIVWTDLGIKLSRYIHKST; this is encoded by the coding sequence ATGAATTGGGAGAACATCGCCGGACAGACAAATCTGAAAAAACTTCTTAGAGAAAGCATTGCTGAAAACAGGGTGAGCCATGCCCAACTTTTTGTAGGAAAGGAGGGATACGGAGCACTGCCTATGGTATTGGCCTATGCACGGGAAATTTTCATGCGGGAAAATGAACATGCTGCGATGAAGGTAGAGCACCTTAATCACCTGGATCTGCATTTCAGTTTTCCGGTTTTTACCGATAATAAAAATTCATTAAGTAAAAATAAATTTGATGAGTTCAGAGAAATGATCCTGGCTTCTCCTTATGCAAGTTATGATGACTGGACTGCTTTTTTAGAATCGGAGAATAAACAGTTATTTATTTCTGCTGATGAGATTGATGACCAGAACCAGAAGTTCTCTTTAAAAAGTTATGAAGGGGGAACCAAAATTCTTATCGTCTGGAGAGCTGATAAAATGAATATAGCGGCTTCCAATAAGTTTTTGAAATTTTTGGAGGAGCCACCAGCAAAGACTGTTATTCTTCTTACAGCGGAAAGTACCAACGATATTCTTCCAACCATCCTTTCCAGAGCACAGATTGTAGAGATTCCCAGAATTAATGATGAAGATATTGAAAATCATCTCAAAAAGAATTTTTCTGTTTCTGAAGAAAAAGTGAGAGAGATTGTTCATGAAGCACAGGGAGATCTCAATGATGCCATAAAACTATTGAATTCTGGAGATAAAAGCAATGAATTCGAAAAGCTTTTTGTACAGTGGGTGAGAGATGCATTTATGGTTAAAAAGAAACCTGAATATTTAAAAAGCATTATTTTCTGGGCAAGGGAAATTGCAGGATGGAACAGAGAAAAACAGAAAAACTTCCTCAACTATTGTTCTGAAATTTTCAGGCTGGCATTACTTCAAAACTATCAGTCCGAAAATCTGGTGTATAAAAAGATTAATGCGAACGGTTTCAATTGGGCAGGGTTTTCAAAATTTATCAGTGGCGCTAATATTGAAAGTATTCTGGAGGAAATCAATACTGCGGATCTGCACCTAACCCGAAACGGAAATCCTAAAATTGTCTGGACCGATCTCGGCATAAAATTATCAAGATATATTCACAAAAGCACATAA
- the mdlD gene encoding NAD(P)-dependent benzaldehyde dehydrogenase MdlD, producing the protein MDTNLEQKIKGIFQQQKVFYKTNQTKDIEFRKAQLRKFREVFLQHTDALCEALDTDLGKSRKEAEYVEIQIVISELDYLLENVDEWAKPTPVPSKPHPSGAEIVSKVTYQPYGVTYIIGPFNYPVQLTFSPLIGALIAGNTAIIKPSENTPHVAQVLEDIIRKSFDESYVAVIQGAIEENTLLLSLPFDYIFFTGSPNVGKIVMKAAAEQLIPVTLELGGKSPTIVHKDADLDKAVARISYGKWINCGQTCVAPDYIYIHESVKDAFIEKFKANLDTTYEGESLGKIGKIVSQNQIKHLAGYLDAAPEKVIYGGKYDLETRHFGATVMDNITWDDQVMQQEIFGPILPILTYSDIEEALEEINNRPKPLALYIFTENQELADYVLHHTTSGDAEINSAIIHVGSHYLPFGGVGTSGMGKYHGKFSFECFSHSRSVLQVK; encoded by the coding sequence ATGGATACAAACCTGGAACAAAAAATTAAAGGGATATTTCAACAGCAGAAAGTCTTTTACAAAACCAATCAGACTAAAGATATTGAATTCAGAAAAGCACAATTAAGAAAATTTCGTGAAGTTTTTTTACAGCATACTGATGCACTTTGTGAGGCTTTGGATACAGATTTGGGAAAAAGCAGAAAAGAAGCAGAGTACGTGGAGATTCAAATTGTTATCAGTGAACTTGATTATTTGCTGGAAAATGTTGATGAATGGGCAAAGCCAACTCCTGTACCTTCAAAACCACATCCTTCAGGTGCTGAAATTGTAAGTAAAGTAACCTATCAGCCTTATGGAGTTACGTATATTATCGGACCTTTCAACTATCCTGTTCAATTAACATTCAGTCCGTTGATTGGGGCTTTGATTGCAGGAAATACGGCCATTATAAAACCTTCTGAAAATACGCCTCATGTAGCTCAGGTTCTTGAAGATATTATCAGAAAATCATTTGATGAATCTTATGTAGCAGTTATTCAGGGTGCTATTGAAGAAAATACATTGTTATTAAGTTTACCTTTTGATTATATTTTCTTTACAGGAAGCCCGAATGTCGGGAAGATTGTTATGAAAGCAGCTGCAGAACAGTTAATTCCGGTGACCCTTGAACTGGGCGGAAAATCTCCAACGATTGTTCATAAAGATGCAGATCTGGATAAAGCTGTGGCAAGAATATCTTATGGAAAATGGATTAATTGCGGACAAACTTGCGTTGCTCCGGACTATATCTATATCCATGAGTCTGTAAAAGATGCCTTCATTGAAAAATTCAAAGCTAATCTGGATACCACTTATGAAGGAGAATCACTTGGGAAAATAGGAAAAATTGTCAGTCAGAACCAGATTAAACACCTGGCAGGTTATCTGGACGCAGCTCCGGAAAAAGTGATTTACGGTGGAAAATATGACCTTGAAACCCGTCATTTTGGGGCTACTGTAATGGATAATATTACCTGGGATGATCAGGTGATGCAGCAGGAGATCTTCGGGCCTATTCTTCCTATTTTGACGTACAGCGATATTGAAGAGGCACTGGAAGAAATCAATAACCGTCCTAAACCTTTAGCATTGTATATTTTCACAGAAAATCAGGAACTGGCTGATTATGTTTTACATCATACCACAAGCGGAGATGCTGAAATCAACAGTGCCATTATCCACGTGGGTTCTCACTATTTACCTTTTGGAGGAGTAGGAACTTCAGGAATGGGAAAATATCATGGGAAGTTCAGTTTTGAATGCTTCAGCCACAGCCGTTCTGTCCTTCAGGTAAAATAA
- the lptC gene encoding LPS export ABC transporter periplasmic protein LptC: MNFSKKISYKNIACLFSCAIFFILTSCEEDLTKRNGSQSKNFPSQIINNANIIQRDSGFVTLKAKAPIIEKYELIDSPYVIARKGIDIEFFDKKKPKVPGRITAKYARIFEYKKFYEAKGDVRIKTNEGQRFAMQSIYWDQRKNRIYTKDTVYVTMEDGSTLVGANGMTAKDDFSEYTFYNNSGDFSSKRISENKK; the protein is encoded by the coding sequence ATGAACTTTTCAAAAAAAATATCATATAAAAATATAGCATGCCTTTTTAGTTGTGCTATATTTTTTATATTGACATCCTGTGAAGAGGATCTTACCAAAAGAAATGGCAGCCAAAGCAAAAATTTCCCTTCACAAATCATCAACAACGCCAATATTATACAGCGTGATTCCGGTTTTGTTACTTTAAAGGCCAAAGCACCGATCATTGAAAAATATGAGTTGATCGACAGCCCGTATGTAATAGCCAGAAAAGGAATCGACATTGAGTTTTTTGATAAAAAGAAACCTAAGGTTCCAGGAAGAATTACGGCTAAATACGCCCGTATTTTTGAATACAAAAAGTTCTACGAAGCCAAAGGTGATGTAAGAATAAAAACCAATGAAGGACAGAGATTTGCCATGCAGAGTATTTATTGGGATCAGCGAAAAAACAGAATCTATACCAAAGATACGGTATACGTTACCATGGAAGACGGCTCTACGCTGGTAGGTGCCAATGGAATGACTGCCAAAGATGATTTTTCCGAATATACATTCTATAACAACTCAGGAGATTTCAGTTCAAAAAGAATTTCTGAGAATAAAAAATAA
- a CDS encoding anhydro-N-acetylmuramic acid kinase encodes MKALAIGLMSGTSLDGLDICLAKFEKQDIWTFQILKAETLSYSEDWESQLRNSVHLSAEDLLELHSEYGFYLGQRVKEFIHKHQLENIDLIASHGHTVFHQPKRKFTLQIGDGRAIKLETGLPVIYDFRSQDVLMNGNGAPLVPIGDALLFSEYSACLNLGGFSNISLQSGEKRIAFDIAPVNIVLNYLAQKLHKNFDENGELAEKGKINETLLNQLNALDFYHLSPPKSLGIEWCNQHIFPALENIETLDALATFTEHAAQQISLVINKNNIKDILVTGGGAYNTFLIEKIRAKTKAEVIIPEKEIINYKEALIFAFMGVLKMNNEINVLSSATGSSHDHSSGVTV; translated from the coding sequence ATGAAAGCTCTGGCTATTGGACTGATGTCCGGGACAAGTCTGGACGGTTTGGATATCTGCCTTGCCAAATTTGAAAAACAGGACATATGGACCTTTCAAATCCTGAAGGCCGAGACACTCTCCTATTCTGAGGATTGGGAATCTCAACTTAGAAACTCGGTTCACCTTTCTGCTGAAGATTTACTGGAACTGCATTCAGAGTATGGTTTTTATCTGGGACAGCGGGTTAAAGAATTTATTCATAAGCATCAGCTTGAAAATATCGACCTGATTGCTTCTCATGGACATACCGTTTTTCATCAGCCAAAGAGAAAATTCACCCTTCAGATTGGGGACGGCAGAGCGATCAAACTGGAAACCGGATTACCCGTCATTTATGATTTCAGAAGTCAGGATGTTCTAATGAATGGAAATGGGGCACCTCTGGTACCCATAGGGGATGCATTGCTTTTTTCGGAGTACAGCGCTTGTTTAAACCTTGGTGGTTTTTCCAATATTTCATTACAATCAGGCGAAAAAAGAATCGCTTTTGATATTGCCCCGGTTAATATTGTTTTAAATTATTTGGCTCAAAAGCTTCATAAAAACTTTGATGAAAACGGAGAATTGGCTGAAAAAGGAAAAATCAATGAGACCTTACTGAATCAGCTTAACGCATTGGATTTTTACCATCTTTCACCTCCAAAATCTTTGGGAATTGAATGGTGTAACCAGCATATATTTCCAGCTCTTGAAAATATAGAAACCCTGGATGCGCTGGCAACTTTTACAGAGCATGCCGCCCAGCAGATTTCCCTTGTTATCAATAAAAATAATATAAAAGATATTCTGGTTACAGGCGGAGGTGCCTACAACACGTTTTTAATTGAAAAAATAAGAGCAAAAACAAAAGCCGAAGTGATCATCCCTGAAAAAGAGATCATCAATTATAAGGAAGCTTTGATTTTTGCCTTTATGGGCGTTCTAAAAATGAATAATGAGATCAATGTGTTGTCTTCTGCCACAGGAAGTTCTCATGACCACTCCTCAGGAGTTACCGTATAA
- a CDS encoding NUDIX hydrolase, with the protein MYKVFVNEKKLLISKHPEELEKKLAYENYTTLEIALDLLENTSLQELNVYGENLDEIWQEFQKLFRIIEAAGGLVNNPEGKILFIKRLGKWDLPKGKMEKGESREESAVREIEEETGLSDVELVKFINTTYHIYVERNGEKILKCTHWFEMNFDGEDTSTPQIEEGITEVAWKTTSEIEDEVFPSTFKNIKLIVKEFWDLKKS; encoded by the coding sequence ATGTATAAAGTTTTTGTCAACGAAAAAAAATTATTGATATCTAAGCATCCTGAAGAACTTGAAAAAAAGCTTGCGTATGAAAATTACACAACTTTAGAGATTGCTTTGGATCTTTTAGAGAACACTTCTCTACAGGAACTTAATGTATATGGAGAGAATTTGGATGAAATCTGGCAGGAGTTCCAAAAGCTTTTCAGAATTATAGAAGCTGCAGGAGGTCTCGTGAATAATCCTGAAGGTAAGATTCTTTTCATTAAAAGACTGGGCAAATGGGATCTTCCTAAAGGTAAGATGGAAAAAGGAGAATCCAGAGAAGAGTCTGCAGTACGGGAAATAGAGGAAGAAACCGGCCTTAGTGATGTAGAGCTTGTAAAATTCATCAATACCACTTACCACATCTATGTAGAAAGAAATGGGGAGAAAATTTTAAAATGTACCCATTGGTTTGAAATGAACTTTGATGGAGAAGATACTTCCACGCCACAAATAGAAGAAGGTATTACTGAAGTTGCCTGGAAAACAACGTCAGAAATTGAGGATGAAGTTTTCCCAAGTACGTTTAAAAATATTAAACTGATTGTAAAAGAATTCTGGGATTTGAAGAAATCTTAA
- a CDS encoding UDP-N-acetylmuramoyl-tripeptide--D-alanyl-D-alanine ligase — MNIEQFYPLFLQAAKVTIDSRKIAQNDIFFAFSGENFNAATLAEKAIDDGALAVIVELPEFENNDKNIFYVPSTLEFLQQLAIYHRSRLSIPFIGLTGSNGKTTTKELIHAVLSEKFNVQYTFGNLNNHIGVPLTILSIKPEHEMAVIEMGANHQKEIEFLCTLAQPDFGYITNFGKAHLEGFGGFEGVIKGKSELYDYLNNNNRTIVVNENDPIQVEKTENYSPKITFGKDTSDYNFESFSEEHFVGLTYQGIKAVSKLTGEYNFTNLCAAASLGLHFGIGFDKIQHALEWYTPTNMRSQVVKKEGRTLVLDTYNANPSSMTASLNNFISFEGTTTIIIGDMLELGDESEKEHQNILKLAQDLHFNEIITVGKHFKAVNPSDLAFENTAELIEYLKQNRIQSENILLKGSRGIALEKLIDFI, encoded by the coding sequence ATGAATATAGAACAGTTTTATCCTTTATTTCTGCAGGCCGCAAAAGTGACCATTGACAGCAGAAAAATAGCACAGAATGATATTTTCTTTGCTTTTTCCGGTGAAAATTTCAATGCAGCTACCTTAGCGGAAAAAGCCATTGATGATGGAGCTTTGGCCGTGATTGTTGAACTTCCTGAATTTGAAAACAACGATAAAAACATTTTCTATGTTCCGTCTACCCTTGAGTTTTTGCAACAGCTGGCTATTTATCACAGAAGCAGACTTAGCATTCCTTTTATAGGACTTACGGGAAGTAATGGTAAGACTACCACAAAAGAACTTATTCATGCCGTTCTTTCTGAAAAATTTAATGTTCAGTATACATTTGGAAACCTGAACAATCACATCGGAGTTCCGTTAACAATTCTTTCCATTAAACCGGAACATGAAATGGCTGTGATTGAAATGGGAGCCAACCATCAGAAAGAAATAGAATTTCTGTGTACCCTTGCTCAACCTGATTTTGGCTATATTACCAATTTTGGAAAAGCCCATTTAGAAGGATTCGGAGGTTTTGAGGGCGTGATTAAAGGAAAGTCTGAACTGTATGATTATCTTAACAACAATAACAGAACTATTGTTGTTAACGAAAATGATCCTATCCAGGTAGAAAAAACTGAAAACTATTCACCTAAAATTACTTTTGGAAAAGATACATCCGATTATAATTTTGAATCTTTTTCAGAAGAACATTTTGTAGGGTTGACTTATCAGGGAATAAAAGCCGTTTCAAAGCTGACCGGAGAGTATAATTTTACCAACCTTTGTGCAGCTGCAAGCCTGGGTCTTCATTTCGGAATTGGTTTTGACAAAATACAACACGCACTGGAATGGTATACCCCTACCAATATGAGATCTCAGGTGGTGAAAAAAGAAGGACGGACTTTGGTTCTGGATACGTATAATGCGAACCCAAGCTCTATGACTGCTTCATTGAATAACTTTATCAGTTTTGAAGGTACTACAACCATTATCATTGGAGATATGCTGGAATTGGGTGATGAAAGCGAGAAAGAGCATCAGAACATCTTAAAACTGGCTCAGGATCTTCATTTCAACGAGATTATTACTGTGGGAAAACATTTTAAAGCAGTTAATCCTTCAGATCTTGCTTTTGAAAATACAGCAGAGCTGATAGAATATTTGAAACAAAATAGGATTCAGTCCGAAAACATCTTGTTGAAAGGGTCTAGAGGAATTGCGCTGGAGAAGCTGATTGATTTTATTTAA